One segment of Macaca fascicularis isolate 582-1 chromosome 2, T2T-MFA8v1.1 DNA contains the following:
- the GMPPB gene encoding mannose-1-phosphate guanylyltransferase catalytic subunit beta isoform X2, translated as MKALILVGGYGTRLRPLTLSTPKPLVDFCNKPILLHQVEALAAAGVDHVILAVSYMSQVLEKEMKAQEQRLGIRISMSHEEEPLGTAGPLALARDLLSETADPFFVLNSDVICDFPFQAMVQFHRHHGQEGSILVTKVEEPSKYGVVVCEADTGRIHRFVEKPQVFVSNKINAGMYILSPAVLRRIQLQPTSIEKEVFPIMAKEGQLYAMELQGFWMDIGQPKDFLTGMCLFLQSLRQKHPERLYSGPGIVGNVLVDPSARIGQNCSIGPNVSLGPGVVVEDGVCIRRCTVLRDARIRSHSWLESCIVGWRCRVGQWVRMENVTVLGEDVIVNDELYLNGASVLPHKSIGESVPEPRIIM; from the exons ATGAAGGCACTGATCTTAGTGGGGGGCTATGGGACGCGGCTACGGCCGCTGACACTGAGCACCCCGAAGCCACTGGTGGACTTCTGCAATAAGCCCATCTTGCTGCACCAAGTGGAGGCGCTAGCTGCG GCAGGCGTGGACCACGTGATCCTGGCCGTGAGCTACATGTCGCAGGTGCTggagaaggaaatgaaggcaCAGGAGCAGAGG CTGGGAATCCGAATCTCCATGTCCCATGAAGAGGAGCCTTTGGGGACAG CTGGGCCCCTGGCGCTGGCCCGTGACCTGCTCTCTGAGACTGCAGACCCTTTCTTCGTCCTCAACAGTGATGTGATCTGCGATTTCCCCTTCCAAGCCATGGTGCAGTTCCACCGGCACCATGGCCAGGAGGGCTCCATCCTG GTAACCAAGGTGGAGGAACCCTCCAAGtacggtgtggtggtgtgtgagGCTGACACAGGCCGAATTCACCGGTTTGTGGAGAAGCCGCAGGTGTTTGTGTCCAATAAGATCAACGCAGGCATGTACATCCTGAGCCCTGCGGTGCTGCGGCGCATCCAG CTGCAGCCTACGTCCATTGAGAAGGAGGTCTTCCCCATTATGGCCAAGGAGGGGCAGCTATATGCCATGGAGTTGCAGG GCTTCTGGATGGACATTGGGCAGCCCAAGGACTTCCTCACTGGCATGTGCCTCTTCCTGCAGTCACTGAGGCAGAAGCACCCTGAGCGGTTGTACTCAGGCCCTGGCATTGTGGGCAACGTGCTGGTG GACCCAAGTGCCCGCATTGGCCAGAACTGCAGCATTGGCCCCAATGTGAGCCTGGGACCTGGCGTGGTGGTCGAAGATGGTGTGTGTATCCGGCGGTGCACGGTGCTGCGGGATGCCCGGATCCGCTCCCATTCATGGCTTGAGTCCTGCATTGTGGGCTGGCGCTGCCGTGTGGGCCAGTGG GTTCGCATGGAGAACGTGACAGTGCTGGGTGAGGACGTCATAGTTAACGATGAGCTCTACCTCAACGGAGCCAGCGTGCTGCCCCACAAGTCTATTGGCGAGTCAGTGCCAGAGCCTCGTATCATCATGTAA
- the GMPPB gene encoding mannose-1-phosphate guanylyltransferase catalytic subunit beta isoform X3: MKALILVGGYGTRLRPLTLSTPKPLVDFCNKPILLHQVEALAAAGVDHVILAVSYMSQVLEKEMKAQEQRLGIRISMSHEEEPLGTAGPLALARDLLSETADPFFVLNSDVICDFPFQAMVQFHRHHGQEGSILDPSARIGQNCSIGPNVSLGPGVVVEDGVCIRRCTVLRDARIRSHSWLESCIVGWRCRVGQWVRMENVTVLGEDVIVNDELYLNGASVLPHKSIGESVPEPRIIM; this comes from the exons ATGAAGGCACTGATCTTAGTGGGGGGCTATGGGACGCGGCTACGGCCGCTGACACTGAGCACCCCGAAGCCACTGGTGGACTTCTGCAATAAGCCCATCTTGCTGCACCAAGTGGAGGCGCTAGCTGCG GCAGGCGTGGACCACGTGATCCTGGCCGTGAGCTACATGTCGCAGGTGCTggagaaggaaatgaaggcaCAGGAGCAGAGG CTGGGAATCCGAATCTCCATGTCCCATGAAGAGGAGCCTTTGGGGACAG CTGGGCCCCTGGCGCTGGCCCGTGACCTGCTCTCTGAGACTGCAGACCCTTTCTTCGTCCTCAACAGTGATGTGATCTGCGATTTCCCCTTCCAAGCCATGGTGCAGTTCCACCGGCACCATGGCCAGGAGGGCTCCATCCTG GACCCAAGTGCCCGCATTGGCCAGAACTGCAGCATTGGCCCCAATGTGAGCCTGGGACCTGGCGTGGTGGTCGAAGATGGTGTGTGTATCCGGCGGTGCACGGTGCTGCGGGATGCCCGGATCCGCTCCCATTCATGGCTTGAGTCCTGCATTGTGGGCTGGCGCTGCCGTGTGGGCCAGTGG GTTCGCATGGAGAACGTGACAGTGCTGGGTGAGGACGTCATAGTTAACGATGAGCTCTACCTCAACGGAGCCAGCGTGCTGCCCCACAAGTCTATTGGCGAGTCAGTGCCAGAGCCTCGTATCATCATGTAA
- the GMPPB gene encoding mannose-1-phosphate guanylyltransferase catalytic subunit beta isoform X1, which produces MKALILVGGYGTRLRPLTLSTPKPLVDFCNKPILLHQVEALAAAGVDHVILAVSYMSQVLEKEMKAQEQRLGIRISMSHEEEPLGTAGPLALARDLLSETADPFFVLNSDVICDFPFQAMVQFHRHHGQEGSILVTKVEEPSKYGVVVCEADTGRIHRFVEKPQVFVSNKINAGMYILSPAVLRRIQLQPTSIEKEVFPIMAKEGQLYAMELQGFWMDIGQPKDFLTGMCLFLQSLRQKHPERLYSGPGIVGNVLVDPSARIGQNCSIGPNVSLGPGVVVEDGVCIRRCTVLRDARIRSHSWLESCIVGWRCRVGQWVSLWAGPGGERGGECACLPDKAYPLLEVRMENVTVLGEDVIVNDELYLNGASVLPHKSIGESVPEPRIIM; this is translated from the exons ATGAAGGCACTGATCTTAGTGGGGGGCTATGGGACGCGGCTACGGCCGCTGACACTGAGCACCCCGAAGCCACTGGTGGACTTCTGCAATAAGCCCATCTTGCTGCACCAAGTGGAGGCGCTAGCTGCG GCAGGCGTGGACCACGTGATCCTGGCCGTGAGCTACATGTCGCAGGTGCTggagaaggaaatgaaggcaCAGGAGCAGAGG CTGGGAATCCGAATCTCCATGTCCCATGAAGAGGAGCCTTTGGGGACAG CTGGGCCCCTGGCGCTGGCCCGTGACCTGCTCTCTGAGACTGCAGACCCTTTCTTCGTCCTCAACAGTGATGTGATCTGCGATTTCCCCTTCCAAGCCATGGTGCAGTTCCACCGGCACCATGGCCAGGAGGGCTCCATCCTG GTAACCAAGGTGGAGGAACCCTCCAAGtacggtgtggtggtgtgtgagGCTGACACAGGCCGAATTCACCGGTTTGTGGAGAAGCCGCAGGTGTTTGTGTCCAATAAGATCAACGCAGGCATGTACATCCTGAGCCCTGCGGTGCTGCGGCGCATCCAG CTGCAGCCTACGTCCATTGAGAAGGAGGTCTTCCCCATTATGGCCAAGGAGGGGCAGCTATATGCCATGGAGTTGCAGG GCTTCTGGATGGACATTGGGCAGCCCAAGGACTTCCTCACTGGCATGTGCCTCTTCCTGCAGTCACTGAGGCAGAAGCACCCTGAGCGGTTGTACTCAGGCCCTGGCATTGTGGGCAACGTGCTGGTG GACCCAAGTGCCCGCATTGGCCAGAACTGCAGCATTGGCCCCAATGTGAGCCTGGGACCTGGCGTGGTGGTCGAAGATGGTGTGTGTATCCGGCGGTGCACGGTGCTGCGGGATGCCCGGATCCGCTCCCATTCATGGCTTGAGTCCTGCATTGTGGGCTGGCGCTGCCGTGTGGGCCAGTGGGTAAGCCTGTGGGCTGGGCCAGGTGGGGAGAGGGGCGGGGAGTGTGCCTGTCTCCCTGACAAGGCCTATCCTCTCCTGGAGGTTCGCATGGAGAACGTGACAGTGCTGGGTGAGGACGTCATAGTTAACGATGAGCTCTACCTCAACGGAGCCAGCGTGCTGCCCCACAAGTCTATTGGCGAGTCAGTGCCAGAGCCTCGTATCATCATGTAA
- the IP6K1 gene encoding inositol hexakisphosphate kinase 1 has protein sequence MCVCQTMEVGQYGKNASRAGDRGVLLEPFIHQVGGHSSMMRYDDHTVCKPLISREQRFYESLPPEMKEFTPEYKGVVSVCFEGDSDGYINLVAYPYVESETVEQDDTPEREQPRRKHSRRSLHRSGSGSDHKEEKASLSLETSESSQEAKSPKVELHSHSEVPFQMLDGNSGLSSEKISHNPWSLRCHKQQLSRMRSESKDRKLYKFLLLENVVHHFKYPCVLDLKMGTRQHGDDASAEKAARQMRKCEQSTSATLGVRVCGMQVYQLDTGHYLCRNKYYGRGLSIEGFRNALYQYLHNGLDLRRDLFEPILSKLRGLKAVLERQASYRFYSSSLLVIYDGKECRAESCLDRRSEMRLKHLDMVLPEVASSCGPSTSPSNTSPEAGPSSQPKVDVRMIDFAHSTFKGFRDDPTVHDGPDRGYVFGLENLISIMEQMRDENQ, from the exons ATGTGTGTTTGTCAAACCATGGAAGTGGGGCAGTATGGCAAGAATGCAAGTCGGGCTGGAGACCGGGGAGTCCTCCTGGAGCCCTTCATCCACCAAGTAGGCGGACACAGCAGCATGATGCGCTACGACGATCACACTGTGTGCAAGCCCCTCATCTCTCGGGAACAGCGCTTCTACGAGTCCCTCCCTCCCGAAATGAAGGAGTTCACCCCTGAATACAAAG gcgTGGTATCTGTCTGTTTTGAGGGGGACAGTGATGGTTACATCAACTTAGTGGCCTATCCTTATGTGGAAAGCGAGACTGTGGAACAGGATGACACACCAGAACGGGAGCAACCTCGGCGCAAACACTCCCGCCGGAGCCTGCACCGGTCAGGCAGTGGCAGTGACCACAAGGAGGAAAAAGCCAGCCTGTCCCTTGAGACCTCTGAGAG CTCACAGGAGGCAAAGAGTCCGAAGGTGGAGCTGCACAGCCACTCAGAGGTCCCTTTCCAGATGCTAGATGGCAACAGTGGCTTGAGTTCTGAGAAGATCAGCCATAACCCCTGGAGCCTGCGCTGTCACAAGCAGCAGCTGAGCCGCATGCGCTCTGAGTCCAAGGACCGAAAGCTCTACA AGTTCCTCCTGCTTGAGAACGTGGTGCACCACTTCAAGTACCCCTGTGTGTTGGACCTGAAGATGGGCACGCGGCAGCATGGCGATGACGCATCAGCTGAGAAGGCAGCCCGGCAGATGCGGAAATGTGAGCAGAGCACATCAGCCACGCTGGGCGTCAGGGTCTGCGGCATGCAG GTGTACCAGCTGGACACAGGGCATTACCTCTGCAGGAACAAGTACTATGGCCGTGGGCTCTCCATTGAAGGCTTCCGCAATGCCCTGTATCAATATCTGCACAATGGCCTGGACCTGCGACGTGACCTGTTTGAGCCTATCCTGAGCAAACTACGAGGCCTGAAAGCTGTGCTGGAGCGGCAGGCTTCCTACCGCTTCTACTCCAGTTCCCTGCTTGTCATCTATGATGGCAAGGAGTGCCGGGCTGAGTCCTGCCTGGACCGCCGGTCTGAGATGCGTCTCAAGCACCTGGACATGGTGCTCCCTGAGGTGGCGTCATCCTGTGGCCCCAGCACCAGCCCCAGCAACACCAGCCCCGAGGCGGGTCCCTCCTCTCAGCCCAAGGTGGATGTCCGCATGATTGACTTTGCACACAGCACGTTCAAGGGCTTCCGGGATGACCCCACCGTGCATGATGGGCCAGACAGAGGCTATGTGTTTGGCCTGGAGAACCTCATCAGCATCATGGAACAGATGCGGGACGAGAACCAGTAG
- the AMIGO3 gene encoding amphoterin-induced protein 3 translates to MTWLMLLGALLCMLCVGLGTPDSEGFPPRTPHNCPHKCICAADLLSCTGLGLQDVPAELPAATADLDLSHNALQRLRPGWLAPLFQLRALHLGHNELEALGLGVFANASGLRLLDLSSNALRALGRHDLDGLGALEKLLLFNNRLVHLDEHAFHGLSALSHLYLGCNELASFSFDHLHGLSATHLLTLDLSSNRLGHISVPELAALPAFLKNGLYLHNNPLPCDCRLYHLLQRWHQRGLSAVRDFAREYICLAFKVPASRVRFFQHSRVFENCSSAPALGLERPEEHLYALVGRSLRLYCNTSVPAMRIAWVSPQQELLRAPGSRDGSIAVLADGSLAIGNVQEQHAGLFVCLATGPRLHHNQTHEYNVSVHFPRPEPEAFNTGFTTLLGCAVGLVLVLLYLFAPPCCCCRRACRCRRWPRTPSPLHELSAQSSVLSTTPPDAPSRKASVHKHVVFLEPGRRGLNGRVQLAVAEEFDLCNPGDLQLKAGSESASSIGSEGPMTT, encoded by the coding sequence ATGACCTGGCTGATGCTGCTGGGGGCACTGCTCTGCATGCTGTGCGTTGGGTTAGGCACCCCGGACTCCGAGGGTTTCCCGCCCCGTACGCCCCACAACTGCCCCCACAAATGTATCTGCGCTGCCGACCTGCTAAGCTGCACTGGCCTAGGGCTGCAGGATGTGCCGGCCGAGTTACCTGCCGCTACTGCGGACCTCGACCTGAGCCACAACGCGCTCCAGCGCCTGCGCCCCGGCTGGTTGGCGCCCCTCTTCCAGCTGCGCGCCCTGCATCTAGGCCACAACGAACTAGAAGCGCTGGGTCTCGGCGTCTTCGCCAACGCCAGCGGCCTGAGGCTGCTCGATCTATCATCTAACGCGTTGCGGGCGCTTGGCCGCCATGACCTCGACGGGCTGGGGGCGCTGGAGAAGCTGCTTCTGTTCAATAACCGCTTGGTGCACTTGGACGAGCATGCCTTCCACGGCCTGAGCGCGCTCAGCCATCTCTACCTGGGCTGCAACGAACTTGCCTCGTTCTCTTTCGACCACCTGCACGGTCTGAGCGCCACCCACCTGCTTACTCTGGACCTCTCCTCCAACCGGCTGGGACACATCTCTGTACCTGAGCTGGCCGCGCTGCCGGCCTTCCTCAAGAACGGCCTCTACTTGCACAACAACCCATTACCCTGCGACTGCCGCCTCTACCACCTGCTACAGCGCTGGCACCAGCGGGGCCTGAGCGCCGTGCGCGATTTTGCGCGCGAGTACATATGCTTGGCCTTCAAGGTACCCGCGTCCCGTGTGCGCTTCTTCCAGCACAGCCGCGTCTTTGAGAACTGCTCATCGGCCCCAGCTCTTGGCCTAGAGCGGCCGGAAGAGCACCTGTACGCGCTGGTGGGTCGGTCCTTAAGGCTTTACTGCAACACCAGCGTCCCGGCCATGCGCATTGCCTGGGTTTCGCCGCAGCAGGAGCTTCTCAGGGCGCCAGGATCCCGCGATGGCAGCATCGCTGTGCTGGCCGACGGCAGCTTGGCCATAGGCAACGTGCAGGAGCAGCATGCCGGACTCTTCGTGTGCCTGGCCACTGGGCCCCGCCTGCACCACAACCAGACGCACGAGTACAACGTGAGCGTGCACTTCCCGCGCCCAGAGCCCGAGGCTTTCAACACAGGCTTCACCACACTGCTGGGCTGCGCTGTGGGCCTGGTGCTCGTGCTGCTCTACCTGTTCGCACcaccctgctgctgctgccgccgtgCCTGCCGCTGCCGCCGCTGGCCCCGAACACCCAGCCCTCTCCACGAGCTGAGCGCACAGTCCTCAGTACTCAGCACCACACCGCCAGACGCACCCAGCCGCAAGGCCAGCGTCCACAAGCACGTAGTCTTTCTGGAGCCAGGCCGGAGGGGCCTCAATGGCCGCGTGCAGCTGGCAGTAGCTGAGGAATTTGATCTCTGCAACCCTGGAGACTTGCAGCTGAAGGCTGGCTCTGAGTCCGCTAGCTCCATAGGCTCCGAGGGTCCCATGACGACCTAG